From a region of the Arachis ipaensis cultivar K30076 chromosome B09, Araip1.1, whole genome shotgun sequence genome:
- the LOC107617987 gene encoding PTI1-like tyrosine-protein kinase At3g15890 isoform X1, with product MHKKCFCCFLSEEEQSKARNNKGEKNKNKDYPWEIYTSKELLRATNNFHQDHKIGEGGFGSVYWGRTSKGVEIAVKRLKTMTAKAEMEFAVEVEVLGRVRHKNLLGLRGFYAGGDERLIVYDFMPNQSLLTHLHGHLSSNCLLDWPKRINIAIGAAEGLAYLHHEANPHIIHRDIKASNVLLDLEFQAKVADFGFAKLIPEGVSHLTTRVKGTLGYLAPEYAMWGKVSESCDVYSFGILLLEIVSAKKPIEKLPGGVKRDIVQWVTPYFQKGAFNHIADSKLKGKFDLDQLKSVVMIALRCTDGSPEKRPSMAEVVDWLKGAAGKRRREVTPSLSLGNGDDEVDDDDYGEITPYQSKLKMASTDSDRHKRR from the exons ATGCACAAGAAATGTTTCTGTTGTTTTCTATCTGAAGAAGAGCAAAGCAAAGCAag GAATAATAAAGGAGAAAAGAATAAGAATAAGGATTATCCATGGGAAATCTACACATCGAAGGAGCTGCTTCGTGCAACAAACAATTTTCACCAAGATCACAAGATTGGAGAAGGTGGATTTGGAAGTGTTTATTGGGGTCGAACAAGTAAAGGCGTCGAG ATTGCAGTGAAGCGGTTGAAAACGATGACTGCAAAAGCAGAGATGGAGTTCGCAGTTGAAGTGGAAGTACTTGGAAGGGTTAGGCATAAGAATCTGTTGGGTTTGAGAGGTTTCTACGCTGGAGGAGATGAAAGGTTAATTGTTTATGATTTCATGCCTAATCAAAGCTTGCTCACACATTTGCACGGTCACCTTTCTTCTAATTGTCTCTTAGATTGGCCTAAAAGAATCAACATAGCAATTGGTGCAGCTGAAGGTTTAGC GTATTTGCACCATGAGGCAAATCCTCACATCATACACAGAGACATAAAAGCAAGCAATGTTCTGTTAGACCTTGAATTCCAAGCCAAGGTAGCTGATTTCGGTTTCGCAAAGCTCATACCAGAGGGTGTGAGCCATCTCACAACAAGGGTTAAAGGGACACTCGGATATTTGGCACCGGAATATGCCATGTGGGGTAAAGTGTCGGAGAGTTGTGATGTTTACAGCTTTGGGATTCTTCTTTTGGAGATTGTTAGTGCCAAGAAACCAATTGAGAAGCTACCAGGTGGAGTGAAAAGGGACATTGTTCAATGGGTGACACCTTATTTCCAAAAGGGTGCGTTCAATCACATTGCGGATTCCAAGCTGAAGGGGAAGTTTGATTTGGATCAGTTGAAATCTGTGGTGATGATAGCTCTGAGATGCACCGATGGTAGCCCTGAGAAGAGGCCTAGCATGGCAGAGGTTGTGGATTGGCTTAAGGGTGCAGCTGGcaagagaagaagagaggttaCTCCTTCTCTAAGTTTGGGTAATGGTGATGATGAAGTGGATGACGATGATTACGGAGAGATTACACCATACCAATCCAAGTTGAAAATGGCAAGTACTGATAGTGATAGGCATAAGAGAAGATGA
- the LOC107617987 gene encoding PTI1-like tyrosine-protein kinase At3g15890 isoform X2, translating to MHKKCFCCFLSEEEQSKARNKGEKNKNKDYPWEIYTSKELLRATNNFHQDHKIGEGGFGSVYWGRTSKGVEIAVKRLKTMTAKAEMEFAVEVEVLGRVRHKNLLGLRGFYAGGDERLIVYDFMPNQSLLTHLHGHLSSNCLLDWPKRINIAIGAAEGLAYLHHEANPHIIHRDIKASNVLLDLEFQAKVADFGFAKLIPEGVSHLTTRVKGTLGYLAPEYAMWGKVSESCDVYSFGILLLEIVSAKKPIEKLPGGVKRDIVQWVTPYFQKGAFNHIADSKLKGKFDLDQLKSVVMIALRCTDGSPEKRPSMAEVVDWLKGAAGKRRREVTPSLSLGNGDDEVDDDDYGEITPYQSKLKMASTDSDRHKRR from the exons ATGCACAAGAAATGTTTCTGTTGTTTTCTATCTGAAGAAGAGCAAAGCAAAGCAagg AATAAAGGAGAAAAGAATAAGAATAAGGATTATCCATGGGAAATCTACACATCGAAGGAGCTGCTTCGTGCAACAAACAATTTTCACCAAGATCACAAGATTGGAGAAGGTGGATTTGGAAGTGTTTATTGGGGTCGAACAAGTAAAGGCGTCGAG ATTGCAGTGAAGCGGTTGAAAACGATGACTGCAAAAGCAGAGATGGAGTTCGCAGTTGAAGTGGAAGTACTTGGAAGGGTTAGGCATAAGAATCTGTTGGGTTTGAGAGGTTTCTACGCTGGAGGAGATGAAAGGTTAATTGTTTATGATTTCATGCCTAATCAAAGCTTGCTCACACATTTGCACGGTCACCTTTCTTCTAATTGTCTCTTAGATTGGCCTAAAAGAATCAACATAGCAATTGGTGCAGCTGAAGGTTTAGC GTATTTGCACCATGAGGCAAATCCTCACATCATACACAGAGACATAAAAGCAAGCAATGTTCTGTTAGACCTTGAATTCCAAGCCAAGGTAGCTGATTTCGGTTTCGCAAAGCTCATACCAGAGGGTGTGAGCCATCTCACAACAAGGGTTAAAGGGACACTCGGATATTTGGCACCGGAATATGCCATGTGGGGTAAAGTGTCGGAGAGTTGTGATGTTTACAGCTTTGGGATTCTTCTTTTGGAGATTGTTAGTGCCAAGAAACCAATTGAGAAGCTACCAGGTGGAGTGAAAAGGGACATTGTTCAATGGGTGACACCTTATTTCCAAAAGGGTGCGTTCAATCACATTGCGGATTCCAAGCTGAAGGGGAAGTTTGATTTGGATCAGTTGAAATCTGTGGTGATGATAGCTCTGAGATGCACCGATGGTAGCCCTGAGAAGAGGCCTAGCATGGCAGAGGTTGTGGATTGGCTTAAGGGTGCAGCTGGcaagagaagaagagaggttaCTCCTTCTCTAAGTTTGGGTAATGGTGATGATGAAGTGGATGACGATGATTACGGAGAGATTACACCATACCAATCCAAGTTGAAAATGGCAAGTACTGATAGTGATAGGCATAAGAGAAGATGA
- the LOC107617988 gene encoding carboxylesterase 1, which translates to MALLFAFPIPHSNYSAGMTTITALLCLHLLLFTVVRVNSIEPSSSSEDPYKILNIIPNPDGTFTRLQNYPETPPSPDPTLPIPVLSKDLTIDQSNHTWARIYLPRQALNTPPNHPNLPLIVFYHGGGFIFYHANSTYFHDFCVRMANATQSVVVSVDYRLAPEHRLPAAYEDSVQALHWIRASNDLWLAHADFSRCYLMGESAGGNIAYNAGLRAAAEADQIRPLKIKGMILIQPFFGGKKRTPSELRLAKDLNLPLAVTDSMWKLSLPVGTDRDHEYSNPTVNGGAKVLASIRELEWRVAVFGCDGDQLVDRQKELVKLLKDKRVNVVGQFYNAGRHGIFVGDASMSTKVFHLLKTLH; encoded by the coding sequence ATGGCGCTCTTGTTCGCTTTCCCAATCCCACACTCCAATTACAGTGCTGGCATGACAACGATAACAGCATTATTGTGCTTACATCTTCTCCTCTTCACAGTAGTAAGAGTGAACTCAATAGAACCCTCATCATCATCTGAGGATCCCTACAAGATTCTCAACATAATCCCCAACCCAGACGGCACCTTCACCCGCCTCCAAAACTATCCAGAGACCCCTCCCTCACCAGATCCCACTCTCCCCATACCCGTTCTCTCCAAGGACCTTACCATCGACCAATCCAACCACACCTGGGCGCGGATCTACCTACCCCGCCAAGCACTCAATACTCCCCCTAACCACCCCAACCTTCCCCTTATCGTCTTCTACCATGGCGGCGGTTTCATATTCTACCATGCCAACTCCACCTACTTCCACGACTTCTGCGTCCGCATGGCCAACGCCACCCAATCCGTCGTCGTTTCCGTCGATTACCGCCTTGCTCCGGAGCACCGCTTGCCGGCGGCGTACGAGGACTCGGTGCAGGCGCTGCACTGGATCAGAGCCTCCAATGACTTGTGGCTGGCTCACGCTGATTTCTCCCGATGCTATCTCATGGGAGAGAGTGCTGGAGGAAACATAGCGTACAACGCGGGTCTACGTGCAGCCGCGGAGGCAGACCAGATCAGGCCGCTGAAGATCAAAGGGATGATATTGATTCAGCCGTTTTTCGGAGGGAAGAAGAGAACTCCGTCGGAGCTGAGGCTAGCGAAGGACTTGAACTTGCCACTGGCGGTTACGGATTCCATGTGGAAGCTGTCGCTGCCAGTTGGCACTGACCGGGATCACGAGTATTCGAATCCAACGGTGAATGGAGGGGCAAAGGTGTTGGCTAGTATAAGGGAGCTTGAGTGGAGGGTTGCGGTGTTTGGGTGTGATGGGGACCAGCTGGTGGACCGCCAGAAGGAGCTCGTGAAGCTGCTAAAGGACAAGAGAGTGAATGTGGTGGGCCAGTTTTATAATGCTGGTCGCCATGGCATTTTTGTTGGTGATGCTTCCATGTCCACCAAAGTCTTCCATTTACTTAAAACTCTTCATTGA
- the LOC107619625 gene encoding gibberellin 20 oxidase 1-like produces the protein MVNAMAIDCMHSMPQPPKESSLVFEASVFSHQLNLPSQFIWPDHEKASIHVPELQVPFIDLGGFLSGDPLAAMEASSLVGEACRKHGFFLVVNHGIDRNLITDAHALMDDFFELPLSQKQRAQRKTGEHCGYASSFTGRFSSKLPWKETLSFQYSADKKHSPNLVKDYLCSKLGKEFEQFGNVYEKYCEAMSNLSLGIMELLGMSLGVGKSYFREFFEENNSIMRLNYYPPCQKPDLALGTGPHCDPTSLTILHQDQVGGLQVYVDDQWHSVTPNFNAFVVNIGDTFMALSNGRYKSCLHRAVVNSKTTRKSLAFFLCPRSDKVVTPPCELVDNLSSRLYPDFTWSMLLEFTQKHYRADIRTLDEFTNWLQRKDDKII, from the exons ATGGTTAATGCAATGGCAATAGACTGCATGCACTCCATGCCTCAACCACCAAAAGAATCCTCATTGGTGTTTGAAGCCTCCGTTTTCAGCCACCAACTCAACCTACCGTCACAATTCATTTGGCCTGACCACGAGAAAGCCTCCATCCATGTCCCTGAGCTTCAGGTCCCATTCATTGATCTCGGAGGGTTCCTTTCCGGCGATCCCCTCGCCGCAATGGAAGCCTCAAGCCTTGTTGGCGAAGCATGCCGGAAGCACGGCTTCTTCCTTGTCGTCAACCACGGCATAGACAGGAACTTGATCACCGATGCTCACGCTTTGATGGATGATTTCTTTGAGCTTCCCCTGTCCCAGAAACAGAGAGCTCAGAGGAAAACAGGGGAGCACTGTGGTTATGCTAGTAGCTTCACCGGTAGATTTTCTTCTAAGCTTCCATGGAAGGAGACACTTTCCTTTCAATACTCGGCAGATAAAAAACACTCACCCAACCTTGTCAAGGACTACCTTTGCAGTAAACTGGGCAAAGAGTTTGAGCAATTCGG GAATGTGTATGAGAAGTACTGTGAGGCAATGAGCAATCTTTCTTTGGGGATAATGGAGCTTCTAGGGATGAGCCTTGGAGTTGGCAAATCGTATTTTAGAGAGTTCTTTGAAGAGAACAATTCAATAATGAGGCTCAATTACTACCCTCCTTGTCAAAAACCTGACCTCGCCTTGGGAACTGGACCTCATTGTGATCCAACATCCTTAACCATTCTCCACCAGGACCAAGTTGGTGGCCTCCAAGTTTATGTTGACGATCAGTGGCACTCAGTTACCCCGAATTTCAATGCTTTTGTCGTCAATATTGGTGATACCTTCATG GCTCTTTCAAATGGGAGATACAAGAGTTGTTTGCACAGGGCAGTGGTAAATAGCAAGACAACAAGAAAATCACTTGCTTTCTTCTTGTGTCCAAGAAGTGACAAGGTTGTGACGCCACCATGTGAGTTAGTGGACAATTTGAGCTCAAGGCTCTACCCTGATTTTACATGGTCCATGCTCCTTGAGTTTACTCAGAAGCACTACAGAGCTGACATCAGAACCCTTGATGAATTCACCAACTGGCTTCAACGGAAGGACGATAAGATTATTTGA